In the Passer domesticus isolate bPasDom1 chromosome 4, bPasDom1.hap1, whole genome shotgun sequence genome, one interval contains:
- the LOC135298578 gene encoding alveolar macrophage chemotactic factor-like isoform X2 codes for MNPHLRLLLLLLAAAALCQGAPLAGELRCRCVRTVSEVIPPRRLARLEFLAEGPHCAVPEVIATTKQGQMICLDPVAPWVKLLVTRILRSSPNKL; via the exons ATGAATCCGCAcctccgcctcctcctcctcctcctggccgCCGCCGCTCTATGCCAGG GTGCGCCGCTGGCCGGCGAGCTGCGCTGCCGCTGCGTGCGGACCGTGTCCGAGGTGATCCCGCCGCGGCGCCTGGCCCGCCTGGAGTTCCTGGCCGAGGGGCCGCACTGCGCCGTGCCCGAGGTCAT AGCCACGACGAAGCAGGGACAGATGATCTGCCTGGACCCCGTCGCACCCTGGGTCAAGCTCCTGGTCACCAGAATTCTCCGCAG CTCACCCAACAAGCTCTGA
- the LOC135299916 gene encoding interleukin-8-like encodes MNSKLVAVLALFLISAAVSQGRTLARMGTELRCQCIATHSRFIPPKSIQDVKLTQSGPHCKNVEVIATLKDGREVCLEPTAPWVQLIVKAILARAQQNSDSPL; translated from the exons ATGAACAGCAAACTCGTAGCTGTCCTGGCTCTTTTCCTGATCTCAGCAGCTGTGTCTCAAG GCAGGACTCTGGCAAGGATGGGAACCGAGCTGCGGTGCCAGTGCATAGCCACTCATTCCAGGTTCATTCCCCCGAAATCCATTCAAGACGTGAAGCTGACACAGAGCGGCCCCCACTGCAAGAACGTTGAAGTCAT AGCTACTCTGAAGGATGGCAGAGAGGTGTGCTTGGAGCCCACTGCTCCTTGGGTACAGCTGATTGTAAAGGCAATTTTGGCCAG GGCTCAACAAAATTCTGACTCTCCTCTCTAA
- the LOC135298578 gene encoding alveolar macrophage chemotactic factor-like isoform X1 → MNPHLRLLLLLLAAAALCQGAPLAGELRCRCVRTVSEVIPPRRLARLEFLAEGPHCAVPEVIATTKQGQMICLDPVAPWVKLLVTRILRRYLPGQLSPAPGAKLAFWRGLKPRVTRATFCY, encoded by the exons ATGAATCCGCAcctccgcctcctcctcctcctcctggccgCCGCCGCTCTATGCCAGG GTGCGCCGCTGGCCGGCGAGCTGCGCTGCCGCTGCGTGCGGACCGTGTCCGAGGTGATCCCGCCGCGGCGCCTGGCCCGCCTGGAGTTCCTGGCCGAGGGGCCGCACTGCGCCGTGCCCGAGGTCAT AGCCACGACGAAGCAGGGACAGATGATCTGCCTGGACCCCGTCGCACCCTGGGTCAAGCTCCTGGTCACCAGAATTCTCCGCAGGTACCTGCCGGGCCAGCTGTCGCCAGCGCCTGGGGCCAAACTTGCCTTTTGGAGGGGCTTAAAGCCAAGAGTAACGAGAGCCACATTCTGTTACTGA